TCATTTAATGTAGGATGCCCAATTTGCTGGAACGGCTTTTCAGTTCCTCTTCCCACACTAATTACTGTTCCTTCAAAAAGGCAAAGTGAAGGATAGATCGCAATGCTTAAATCATTGGGAAGGTTAGGCGATGGTTTGATAGGGAGTGAATAAGAATCATTGTGCTTGTAGTTTTTATTTTTGATGATTTTCAATTTGCATTGCAATTCATTTTTGAGCCATTTTTCACCATTGATCATTTGTGCCAGCTCTCCTACAGTTAAACCATGTAAAATTGGAATTGGGTGCATGCCTACAAATGATTGATGTTCCATTTCCAAAATGGGCCGTCCACATGCATGCCGTTGGGATTGGGTCTATCCAAAATCAATAATGGGATATCATTTTCTGCACAAGCTTCCATCACATAGTGCATTGTGCTGATGTAAGTATAAAATCTAGCACCCACATCTTGAATATCAAAAATGATAACATCTAAATCTTGTAACTGCTCATTAGTAGGTTTTTTGTTGGCCCCGTAAAGAGAGATGATGGGGAGCCCAGTTTTTTCATCCATTCCAGATTTCACGCTTGCCCCTGCATCTGCTTCCCCACGAAAACCATGTTCTGGAGCAAAAACTGTTTTGATCTTAATTCCATGTGATCTCAAGGTATCAACCAAATGGGTTTTACCAATTGTTGAGGTTTGATTAACCACCATGCCTACTGATTTCCCTTTCAAATATGTTAGATATTCTGTTGTTTGATAAGCAGCTGGAATTGGCGATTTTTGCTGTGCTACGCAAGCATTTGCCAAAATCGTAAAAAATAGACCGCAAAGCGGAATGAGTTTGCCAATGAAATTGTAATTTGCAGTTTGAATCATAAATCAAAAATAAAGTTAATTCTTGAATCTACCTGATTTTATAGCGAAACGTACAATTAATTCTAAAACTGGTCAATTTTCCAGCAGTATTTATAAGATTGCAATCAGTAGCATAGCTATTGGATTGGCAATCATGCTGGTTGCATTGCTTATTTTAGGAGGGTTTCAGAAGACCATAAAGGATAAGGTTTTCAGTTTTGCAGGACAAATGCAAGTCACAAAATATACGCTTAGTAATTCCTTTGATGAGTCGCCTATTTCAATGGAAACTGAATTTTTTCAACATCATAATGAATTCGATTTCATTGAGCATGTACAGGCAGTTGCGTATAAAGCAGGTTTATTGAAGACAGAAGAAGCAGTTGAAGGCGTAGTACTCAAAGGAATTGGGTTGGATTATGATACGACAAACTTTGATTCAAATCTAATTCAGGGTCGCTTTCCCAATGTGGCAGTCGATAATTATAGCACTGAAGTAATCATTAGTAAAGAAATTGCTCAATTATTAAGAATTGAATTGGGCGAAAAAGTGATCATGTATTTTGTACAAAACCCACCGCGCTACAGGCAATTAGAAATTGTGGGTATTTATGAAACAGGGCTGGAAGATTTTGACGAAAAAATTATTATTGGTGATATTAAGATGATTCAGAGATTGAATGATTGGGGTTCAGACCAAGTGGGAAGTTATGAAGTCTATATTAATGACAAACTGGATGAAGAGGCAGCTGAATCTATTGTGTTTGATAAGATTGAAGCCGATCAATTTGTAAACCTAACAAGTAAAAAATATCCACAGTATTTTGAATGGTTAGAATTGTTAAATCAAAATGTCCGTTTGTTTTTGGCTTTGATTCTGTTTGTGGCTTGTTTTAATATGGTTGCAGTCATTTTTATTCTAACCATGGAAAGAACACCTATGATTGGGATGTTAAAATCTATGGGTGCAAAGAATAAACTAATAAGAAATATCTTTTTAATGAGTGGTTTACGCTTGACCTTTAAGGGCTTGTTGTATGGTAATCTTGTGGCGATAGGGTTTGCTGCCTTGCAATACTACTTTCAAATCATCCCACTAGATCAAGAAAATTATTATATGAGTTTTGTGCCTATCCTGTGGGATTTCAAAATGATTTTAAGCTTGAATTTGTTGGTACTGGTAGTGGTCTTGATCTCACTTTTTCTTCCTGTTTGGTTTATAGCCCGTATGAAACCAATTAAAGCCATTCGGTTTGATTAATATATGTGACTTAACTATTCATTAAACATATTTTACCTCAAAAGTGACAAAAGAAAACAAAAGTTTCAGCCAAGCTGACTAGCGGATTTTAAACGATTACTTATGACCGTTTTGACAAATCAATTGGACAGTATGGTTTTAACTAAATTTGCTTTAGCAAATTTTTCTTTATGCTTTTGTCGCTTTTGTGGTTTACTAAAAATGCTGGCGGTATTAAAATTCCGTTCAGGATTCGATGTAACGTAAGTTCGCTAGCAGAGGGAGAGGGCTTTATGTTCTGTGGTTTGAAGATTTAAACCGTCTAATCGGTAATAACAATTTCATGGAATATCCGTCAGACCGAAACCGCTGACCATTTGCTATTTAAATGTTTTATTGGTAAAACCCTCTGAACGTAATTAACTGCGCACTTCCTCCTTCCTACTTTCAACTTTACAATCCGCTAAAATAAAACCTAAGTACCTAGTCACATCCAGACCTATTCACTTAGTCACCTAAGCACTTCATCACTTAAAAACTTTTTCCAAATTTTGTCTTTCCATTCTTCCTGCCTTTCACTAATTTCAAACTCTGAAATTGACCATCCTCTCAGCAATAGTTTTATGTACTTAATTTACGATACCGAGACCACCGGATTACCAAAAAATTATAATGCACCCTTAAGTGATGCAGACAATTGGCCTCGCTGCGTCCAGATTGCATGGCAATTACACGGAGCCAACGGTGAGCTTTTAGATGCTCAAAATCATATCATTTATCCAGAAGGGTACGACATTCCTTATAATGCGGAGAAAGTACATGGCATTTCTACAGAGAGAGCTCAAAAAGAAGGTAAGCCGCTCGTTGAAGTTTTAGAAGCTTTCAAAACTGTTTTAGAGAAAACGGATGTTGTGGTTGGTCATAATATCAGCTTTGACGTTTCCATAATGGGAGCAGAAATGCTGAGAAAAGAGCTTTCAGTTGAGGTCTTGACTGAAAAACCCATCATCGATACTAAAGATGAAGGGACTGATTTCTGTAAGATTCCTGGCGGTCGAGGTGGAAGGTATAAATGGCCAACCTTGACCGAATTGCACAAGAAGCTTTTTGGTCAAGATTTTGCCGATGCGCACGATGCTGCTTATGATGTAGATGCCACCGCTAAGTGTTTCTTTGGATTGATATCGGAAAATGTAGTCAAGCCTTTGGGCGATACTTCGATTGAAGCCATTCAATATGAGCCCCCAAAACTGGATGTTGCAAATTTTGCAAGCAGTTCAAAGTCAGAAGAAAAGGCAGCGGCAGATGCTTTAAAGCAAGCTAAAAATGCTGATATATCAGAATTGTCTGATACTTCATTTGTTCACCTTCATTGCCATACACAGTTTTCAATTCTGCAGTCCACCACAGAAATTCCATCAATGGTCAATAAGGCTAAGGAATTGGGGATGCCAGCTATCGCTATGACAGACCATGGCAATATGATGGGTGCTTATAATTTCGTAAGAGATGCAAATAAAGCAGGGGTGAAGCCAATTGTAGGCTGTGAGTATTTTTTAACGCAGGATAGAAACAATAAAAAGAACAAGGATGACGGGTTCCAGACCGTACTTTTGGCGAAAAATAAGGCTGGCTACCATAACTTAGCCAAGCTTTCATCCATCGCTTTTGTGGAGGGATTTTATTATGTACCGAGGATTGATAGAGAAGCTTTAGTACAATACAAAGAAAATATTATCGCCACTACTGGTGGATTATGGGGAGAAGTTCCTTTCTTAATATTAAATGCGGGAGAAAGCCAAGCTGAAGAAGCATTTTTATGGTGGAAGGAACAGTTTGGAGATGATTTTTATATAGAGTTAAATCAGCATGGAGTTCCTGAGGAACAAAAGGTAAATGAAGTTTTATTAAAATTTGCTGAAAAGCATAATGTAAAATATTTTGCAGCAAATAATACCTATTACACCAACAAGGAGGATGCCGAAGCTCAGGATATTTTACTTTGTGTAAAAGACGGAGAAACCACTGGTGAGCAAGGGAAGCCGAAGAAATATGTAGGGAAAAGAGGGAGAGAATATCGTTTTGGTTTGCCAAATGATGAATTCTATATCAAATCTCCTGATGAAATGAAGAAGCTTTTTGCTGACTATCCTGAAGCCATTACTTGTACAGCAGAAATTGCAGAGAAAATTGAAGGTTTTGAACTAGCAAGGGATGTCCTATTACCAAAATATGATATCCCCCAAGAATTTATAGATCCAAAAGATGCAGAGGATGGAGGTAATAGAGGAGAAAATGCCTATTTGAAACATATTACCTTTGAAGGTGCCAAAAAGCGTTATCCTGAAATTACCTCTGAAATTCAAGAGAGGCTAGATTTCGAATTAGAAACCATCGAAAGAACTGGTTATCCGGGATACTTCTTAATTGTACAAGATTTCACCACTGCAGCTAGAGAAATGGGCGTTTCTGTAGGACCGGGTAGGGGTTCAGCTGCTGGCTCAGCTGTGGCCTATTGCACAGGAATCACCAACATTGATCCAGTTAAATACGATCTGCTTTTTGAGCGTTTTTTGAATCCAGATAGGGTTTCATTGCCTGATATTGATATTGACTTTGATGATCACGGACGGCAAAAAGTTATAGATTATGTAATTGAGAAATATGGAGCTAATCAAGTGGCTCAGATCACCACATATGGAACAATGGCCGCTAAATCTGCAATTCGAGATACAGCCAGAGTTATGGAATTGCCTTTAATGGATGCTGATAGAATAGCCAAATTAGTTCCTGATATCAAATTAAAAGCACTTTTCGATTTAGCTCCTGATAAAAAGAAATTGTCAGCCAAGTTGAAAAATAATGGAGAAGCTATTAGTAAGGCCGAAGAATTATTGAATTTGGCTAAAGCGAATGATGCCTCTGCAAAAGTAATCAATCAAGCTAGGGTTTTGGAAGGCTCCGTTAGAAACACGGGTATTCATGCCTGTGGGGTTATAATCACACCTGATGATATTACCAAATTTGTTCCAGTTGCCTTGGCAAAAGATTCGGATATGTACTGCACGCAATTTGATAATGCGGTGGTGGAAAATGCAGGCCTTCTGAAGATGGATTTCTTAGGCTTGAAAACCCTTACGCTAATCAAAGATGCGGTAAGAATTGTAGAGGAAAGACATGGAGTTAAGCTTGATCCAGATGAATTCCCGATAGATGATGAAAAAACTTATGAATTATTCCAAAAAGGTGAAACGGTTGGTATTTTCCAATACGAATCACCTGGAATGCAGAAATATTTAAGAGAATTAAAGCCGACTGAATTTTCGGATTTAATTGCTATGAATGCTCTCTATCGCCCGGGACCACTAGAGTATATTCCAAATTTCGTAAAACGTAAAAATGGTTTAGAAGAAATCAGCTACGATCTTGATGAGATGGAAGAATACCTTAAGGAAACTTATGGTATTACCGTTTATCAAGAGCAAGTAATGCTTTTATCGCAGAAACTGGCAGGCTTTACGAAAGGTGAGGCCGATGTTTTACGTAAGGCAATGGGTAAGAAGATTTTTGCTTTGCTGGAAGAATTAAAGCCCAAATTTATTAATCAGGGTGCTGAAAAAGGTCATCCAAAAGATGTGTTGGAGAAGATTTGGAAAGATTGGGAGGCTTTTGCTGCTTACGCCTTTAATAAATCACACTCTACGTGCTATGCTTGGGTAGCTTATCAAACAGCGTATTTGAAAGCACACTATCCAGCTGAATACATGGCTTCTGTATTGAGCAATAATATGGGGCAAATCACGGATGTCACTTTCTTTATGGAAGAATGTAAACGTGCAGGGATAGAAGTTTTGGGGCCAGATGTGAATGAATCTAATCCCGGATTTACAGTAAATGAGAACGGTCAAATTCGATTTGGTTTGGCCGCTATAAAAGGAGCTGGTTCAGCCGCTGTGGAAAGCATAATTGAAGAACGAAAGTCAAGCGGGCAATACAAAGACATCTTTGATTTTGCAGAGCGAATTCCATTGAAAAGTGTCAATAAAAAGACATTTGAATCATTGGCTATGGCTGGAGGATTTGATTGCTTTAAGGAGTATCATAGAAAGCAATTCTTGACTTCTGATAACGGAGAAGGGACTTTGATTGAAAAAATCATTAAATACGCTCAAAAATTGCAGCATGAAAAGGACAGCGCACAGACCTCTTTGTTTGGTGGAGAGGGCGGAGTAGCTATTCCACCACCAAGAGTTGCGGAAATGGAACCCTATTCGGAATTAGAGAAGCTTAATATTGAAAAGGAAGTAGTTGGGCTTTTTATTTCAGGTCATCCTTTAGACGAATATCGCTTTGAAATGGAAAGCTTCTGCAATACTCAAGTTTCTGAATTAAACGATTTGGATAGTTTAGCTTCTAAAAATGAAGTGAAAGTAGGGGGTATAGTTACTTCAATAGCGCATAGGCAAACCAAAACAGGTAAACCTTTTGGTACTTTAACCCTTGAAGATTACGGTGGGTCATTCACTTTTTTCATGTTTGGTGATGATTACCTAGCCAATAAGCAATTTTATGAAAACGGTTGGTTTATCTTTATTTCAGGAAGAGTTGGGAAGAAGCCATGGGGTGATCAAGCCTTAGAGTTTAAAATAAGTAAGGTGGAATTACTTTCTGAACTTCGAGATAAACGGACGAAGAGCTTAGCTATCATGCTCGATTTAAATGCTATTACGGAAGATTTAATTGTCGAACTTGATAATTTATGTCAGACTTTTAGGGGAGAATGTGAAGTGAAATTGGAGCTTCAAGATAAAGTTAATGGCTATAAAGTGGAGACCAAATCGAGAAAGTATAAAGTAAATCCTAGTAATGAATTGATCGAAGGTTTAAACAGAATACCTGATTTGAGTTATCGGATATTGACGTAAAATAAAAAATCCTCTTCGGATTCAGGAAGAGGATTCTGAGTATTCAAGGAATTCAATGCAGATAAGTTCATCTACACGCAAGTTTATATTTGTTTGATATTAATTTCTTTTTTACTGCTGGTATTATTTGTTCCCATAGGAACAGATATTTCTAACTTATTTTCATGATAAACAGCATCTACATTACTTGTATCTGCAAATAAAGGCAAATCTACTTTTCTGAAGAAAAGTGGAATCATAACGCCATGGTTCTCTGATGGATGATTCAATGTAGCAAATACTTGCAATGAGTTTTGGTCTGAAATTATCTTTAACTGTTCCGCCTCTATTCCTGGTGCATTAACAACTATTAAAAATCCGTCATTATGCTGTTCTAGCTTAAATTCAATTTGTACCACGCCCCCAGCAATAGTATTTAATTGATCACCCTGAAGTAATAAGCTTCTTAATACGTCTTTATTTTCAAGTAAGTTCATGTGTATATAACTGTTTTAAAGTTGCCACATGCAATAGTCAAGGTTCGAAGGCCTAGTTTACCAATATTCAATGACCTATTATATTCATCTCGGTTGGTATATAGGGCTTATGACTATTTCATGATTTTGACTTTTAATATTTGATGTATGTACATCAAAACCTGTTCCAAAAGAAAAGGTTTAGCTGGATAAGTCATAATGACACTACTCAGAATGTGTAGCTGCCTTTTTTTCATGTTTATAACTTAATTATGTCCATCATGAGACAATTAAAAAGAAGTGTTTTTGTACTTTTGCAGTCTGATTAAGCAGATGGATTCAAGAATAGTAGTAATAATACCCGCATTTAATGAAGAAAATGCTGTTGGAAAGGTCGTAAAAGCCATTCCTAAGGATTGGGTGGAGGAAATTGTGGTGGTCAATAATAATTCTACAGACCGAACACGGCAAGCAGCAGAAAGGGAAGGGGCTTTGGTTTTAGATCAGCCAATTAAGGGCTATGGTAATGCATGTTTAAAAGGAATAGAATTTGTAAAGGCTAAAAAGGAAAAGGTTGATATTGTAGTATTCTTGGATGCTGACTATTCCGATTACCCAGAGCAGCTACCAGATGTAGTAAATCCTATTTTAGACGATGGAGTGGATTTAGTCATTGGTTCAAGAGCTTTAGGTCAGAGAGAAGGAGGAAGTATGACGTTTCCTCAGGTATTTGGAAACTGGTTGGCTACTAGGTTGATAAAACTTTTTTATGGCTATAAATTCACTGATTTAGGTCCTTTTAGGGCCATTCGATGGGAGCGATTGATGGAATTAGAGATGAAGGATAAAACCTTTGGCTGGACGGTCGAAATGCAAGTGAAAGCGGCCAAATTGAAAATGAAATGTACTGAAGTGCCCATGGCCTATAGGAACCGAATTGGAAAATCTAAGGTTTCAGGCACAGTGTACGGAACCATTATGGCTGGATACAAGATTTTATATACGATTTTTAAATATTTATGAGCATGACTTGGGAGTGGATTATAATCGTACTATATGGGCTTAGCTTACTGTTTATATTTTTCTTTAGCTTAGGACAATTACACTTGACTTATCACTATATAAAAGCCAAGAAGAAGCTTAAAGGTCAAGTGGTGAAAACGCCTGTAAAGGAAGAGGAATATCCTCAAGTTTGTGTCCAACTACCTGTTTTCAATGAAAAATATGTTGTGAATAGATTAGTGGATGCGGTTTGCAATCTTGATTATCCAGACCATAAATTAGAAATTCAACTATTGGATGACTCTACAGATGAAACTACTGAAATGCTGGAAGCAAAAGTGAAGCATTGGCAATCATTAGGGAAAAATATTCTCCTTATAAGGAGACCAGAAAGAGTAGATTTCAAAGCCGGTGCTTTGCAATATGGGATGGACTTGACGGATGCAGAATTTATTGCAATTTTCGATGCTGATTTTATACCTCAGAGTCATTTTTTGAAGGCCACTATACCACATTTTCAAAATGAAAGAATTGGTGTTGTTCAAACTCGATGGGGCCATGTTAATAAAGACTATTCACTACTTACACGCTTGCAAGCGTTTGGTTTGGATGCCCATTTCACAATTGAGCAAGTAGGAAGAAACAAAGCTGGCTCTTTCATTAATTTTAACGGAACTGGTGGCGTATGGCGTAAAGAAACGATAAGAGATGCTGGTGGATGGTCTGCAGATACTTTGACGGAAGACCTGGATCTAAGCTACAGATCGCAACTTAAGGGCTGGGAATTTCTCTACAGAGAAGATGTGGAATCTCCAGCGGAATTACCGATTATTATGCCTGCGATTAAGTCTCAGCAATTTAGATGGAATAAAGGGGGTGCGGAAACTGCTAGAAAGAATTTTATCAGAGTACTAAAAGCACCATTGGGATTTTCTAATAAATTGCATGCATTTTTTCATTTGTTCAATAGCTCAATTTTTATTGCGATCTTAATAACAGCGCTGCTAAGTGTTCCAATGCTTTGGATAAAGAGCATTCACCCTGAATTAGCAATTTTGTTTCAAGTTGGAAGTGTGTTTTTATTAGGTTTTTTCTCTATAGCCATTTTCTATTGGGTAGCAAATAAGCATTTAATGAAAGGGAAAAAACACATTAAATACTTCCTTAAAACTTTCCCGCTGTTTATTACAGTATCCATGGGCTTGTCATTGCATAATGCACTTGCAGTTGCGGAAGGATTACTTGGTTTTAAATCTGCCTTCATCCGTACACCAAAATTTAACATTTCAGATAAAAATAAAAGCTGGAAGGACAATCAGTAT
This is a stretch of genomic DNA from Marivirga harenae. It encodes these proteins:
- the dnaE gene encoding DNA polymerase III subunit alpha, which produces MYLIYDTETTGLPKNYNAPLSDADNWPRCVQIAWQLHGANGELLDAQNHIIYPEGYDIPYNAEKVHGISTERAQKEGKPLVEVLEAFKTVLEKTDVVVGHNISFDVSIMGAEMLRKELSVEVLTEKPIIDTKDEGTDFCKIPGGRGGRYKWPTLTELHKKLFGQDFADAHDAAYDVDATAKCFFGLISENVVKPLGDTSIEAIQYEPPKLDVANFASSSKSEEKAAADALKQAKNADISELSDTSFVHLHCHTQFSILQSTTEIPSMVNKAKELGMPAIAMTDHGNMMGAYNFVRDANKAGVKPIVGCEYFLTQDRNNKKNKDDGFQTVLLAKNKAGYHNLAKLSSIAFVEGFYYVPRIDREALVQYKENIIATTGGLWGEVPFLILNAGESQAEEAFLWWKEQFGDDFYIELNQHGVPEEQKVNEVLLKFAEKHNVKYFAANNTYYTNKEDAEAQDILLCVKDGETTGEQGKPKKYVGKRGREYRFGLPNDEFYIKSPDEMKKLFADYPEAITCTAEIAEKIEGFELARDVLLPKYDIPQEFIDPKDAEDGGNRGENAYLKHITFEGAKKRYPEITSEIQERLDFELETIERTGYPGYFLIVQDFTTAAREMGVSVGPGRGSAAGSAVAYCTGITNIDPVKYDLLFERFLNPDRVSLPDIDIDFDDHGRQKVIDYVIEKYGANQVAQITTYGTMAAKSAIRDTARVMELPLMDADRIAKLVPDIKLKALFDLAPDKKKLSAKLKNNGEAISKAEELLNLAKANDASAKVINQARVLEGSVRNTGIHACGVIITPDDITKFVPVALAKDSDMYCTQFDNAVVENAGLLKMDFLGLKTLTLIKDAVRIVEERHGVKLDPDEFPIDDEKTYELFQKGETVGIFQYESPGMQKYLRELKPTEFSDLIAMNALYRPGPLEYIPNFVKRKNGLEEISYDLDEMEEYLKETYGITVYQEQVMLLSQKLAGFTKGEADVLRKAMGKKIFALLEELKPKFINQGAEKGHPKDVLEKIWKDWEAFAAYAFNKSHSTCYAWVAYQTAYLKAHYPAEYMASVLSNNMGQITDVTFFMEECKRAGIEVLGPDVNESNPGFTVNENGQIRFGLAAIKGAGSAAVESIIEERKSSGQYKDIFDFAERIPLKSVNKKTFESLAMAGGFDCFKEYHRKQFLTSDNGEGTLIEKIIKYAQKLQHEKDSAQTSLFGGEGGVAIPPPRVAEMEPYSELEKLNIEKEVVGLFISGHPLDEYRFEMESFCNTQVSELNDLDSLASKNEVKVGGIVTSIAHRQTKTGKPFGTLTLEDYGGSFTFFMFGDDYLANKQFYENGWFIFISGRVGKKPWGDQALEFKISKVELLSELRDKRTKSLAIMLDLNAITEDLIVELDNLCQTFRGECEVKLELQDKVNGYKVETKSRKYKVNPSNELIEGLNRIPDLSYRILT
- a CDS encoding Hsp20/alpha crystallin family protein; its protein translation is MNLLENKDVLRSLLLQGDQLNTIAGGVVQIEFKLEQHNDGFLIVVNAPGIEAEQLKIISDQNSLQVFATLNHPSENHGVMIPLFFRKVDLPLFADTSNVDAVYHENKLEISVPMGTNNTSSKKEINIKQI
- a CDS encoding glycosyltransferase family 2 protein encodes the protein MDSRIVVIIPAFNEENAVGKVVKAIPKDWVEEIVVVNNNSTDRTRQAAEREGALVLDQPIKGYGNACLKGIEFVKAKKEKVDIVVFLDADYSDYPEQLPDVVNPILDDGVDLVIGSRALGQREGGSMTFPQVFGNWLATRLIKLFYGYKFTDLGPFRAIRWERLMELEMKDKTFGWTVEMQVKAAKLKMKCTEVPMAYRNRIGKSKVSGTVYGTIMAGYKILYTIFKYL
- a CDS encoding ABC transporter permease; its protein translation is MNLPDFIAKRTINSKTGQFSSSIYKIAISSIAIGLAIMLVALLILGGFQKTIKDKVFSFAGQMQVTKYTLSNSFDESPISMETEFFQHHNEFDFIEHVQAVAYKAGLLKTEEAVEGVVLKGIGLDYDTTNFDSNLIQGRFPNVAVDNYSTEVIISKEIAQLLRIELGEKVIMYFVQNPPRYRQLEIVGIYETGLEDFDEKIIIGDIKMIQRLNDWGSDQVGSYEVYINDKLDEEAAESIVFDKIEADQFVNLTSKKYPQYFEWLELLNQNVRLFLALILFVACFNMVAVIFILTMERTPMIGMLKSMGAKNKLIRNIFLMSGLRLTFKGLLYGNLVAIGFAALQYYFQIIPLDQENYYMSFVPILWDFKMILSLNLLVLVVVLISLFLPVWFIARMKPIKAIRFD
- a CDS encoding cellulose synthase family protein gives rise to the protein MTWEWIIIVLYGLSLLFIFFFSLGQLHLTYHYIKAKKKLKGQVVKTPVKEEEYPQVCVQLPVFNEKYVVNRLVDAVCNLDYPDHKLEIQLLDDSTDETTEMLEAKVKHWQSLGKNILLIRRPERVDFKAGALQYGMDLTDAEFIAIFDADFIPQSHFLKATIPHFQNERIGVVQTRWGHVNKDYSLLTRLQAFGLDAHFTIEQVGRNKAGSFINFNGTGGVWRKETIRDAGGWSADTLTEDLDLSYRSQLKGWEFLYREDVESPAELPIIMPAIKSQQFRWNKGGAETARKNFIRVLKAPLGFSNKLHAFFHLFNSSIFIAILITALLSVPMLWIKSIHPELAILFQVGSVFLLGFFSIAIFYWVANKHLMKGKKHIKYFLKTFPLFITVSMGLSLHNALAVAEGLLGFKSAFIRTPKFNISDKNKSWKDNQYIKLQFSWLSVIEILLAGYFAFAIFLGIQLGDYGLIIFHLMLMLGFLMVFYHSVKPQTK